DNA sequence from the Bacteroidota bacterium genome:
CGGATATATCAGATCTTGCTGGAGGCGGGATATATTTTTATTGGTGGTGTTGTTGTTACTATACTGGTCATTTACGGCTACTTTCGCGTAATTAAAAAACGTTCACAAGAAGGTCACGCACGTCGATTGGCTTTTATGGTCGTGCTATCGTGTGTTACTTTTTATGCGGGTTGTGGGCCAAGGCTTCCGGCGTCGCCCTACATCTATTCTACTGAATATTTGACGCTTCAGCAGTTAATTCAGGAGCACTACGAAGATGGTTTGGAATACGGAATCACCCTAGAGCAACCTGTTGATGGCGAAATTGGACGCCAGATGAAGAAACTCAAGATTGACTGTTTGCAGTACGTGGACGCAACTAACATAATCCAGCCGGGTCTACAGGGCTTTCTTCTAACGAGGTATGCTGATATCCCCAGTTGGTGGCAAGATCGAGCGGTTTTGCTATATAATGGGGAGTTTTCGCCCTGGCAGTCCACAACAGACAATCTCCGACCGTCCCTTTATCAGTCGGGTAACGACCTTTTCAGCAAGCTACGTTGCACCTCAACCTTCGGAGGGTGATTTCTAACTGCTGCTCGATAGCGAAAGGTGAAAACGATGTCTGTGTAGATACTGTTGGGCTAAACTATAGCGAGAAAAGTAGGAATAGGTGCAAATGGGTCCATTTGAGGACTTATTAACTACTTCTATTTCAACCGATTTCTGTGAACAAAACCGCTAGAAACTAAAAAAGGGGATTGGCTCAGCCAATCCCCTTTTGCTTTACACTTTGGTTGCGTCAAGCCTTACGACTTGGCTGCAATGCTAGCCTGTGCTGCTGCAAGCCGTGCGATAGGCACACGGAATGGCGAGCAGGAGACGTAGTTGAGGCCTGTCTCGAAGCAGAACTGTACGGAAGCAGGGTCACCACCGTGCTCGCCGCAAATACCTACTTTGAGTTTGCCGTTGGACGCGCGTCCGCCATCAGTAGCCATCTGTACCAGTTTGCCAACACCTGAGGTGTCGATAGACTGGAACGGGTCGTCTGGCAGGATCTTCGTATCAACGTAGTCAGGCAGGAAGCGGCCGGCGTCGTCGCGGCTGTAGCCGAAGGTCATCTGCGTGAGGTCGTTGGTACCAAACGAGAAGAACTCAGCTTCTGCTGCGATATCCGCTGCGGTCAGTGCCGCACGAGGAATCTCGATCATCGTGCCGATGAGGTAGTCAACCTTGGTGCCTTTCTCTGCAAACACTTTTTCAGCGGTTTCGAGAATTACAGCTTTCTGGTTGACAAACTCTTCAACGGTACCAATCAGCGGTACCATGATTTCCGGATGCACGTCGATGCCTTTGGCGCGTGTTTCTACAGCGGCTTCGAGGATTGCACGGGCCTGCATTTCGGTGATCTCCGGGTACGTGATGCCAAGGCGGCAACCACGGTGTCCGAGCATCGGGTTGAATTCGTGCAGTGCTTCAACCTGTGCTTTTACAGCGTCAACTGAAATACCGAGTGCATTAGCCATTTCTTTCTGGCCGGCTTCGTCGTGTGGCAGGAACTCATGAAGGGGTGGATCCAGCAGGCGGATGGTTACCGGCTTGCCGTCCATTGCTTCGAAGAGGCCACTGAAGTCTTCTTTCTGGAAAGGCAGCAATTCGTTGAGCGCTGCGCGGCGAGCATCTTCCGTTTTCGCCATAATCATTTTACGCATGCTCAGGATGCGATCGCCTTCGAAGAACATGTGCTCCGTACGGCAAAGGCCAATACCTTCAGCGCCAAACTCAACGGCTTTCTGCGCATCTGCCGGTGCGTCTGCGTTCGTGCGGACGCCCATCTCGCGGTACTCATCTACCCAGTTCATGAATGTGGCAAAGTCACCGCTCATCTGTGGTGGTACCAGGCCTTCTTTGCCCAGGATAACTTCGCCGGTGCTGCCGTTGATAGAAACCCAGTCGCCTTCTGAGACCGTGGTGTCGCCAACGGTGAAGGTTTTGTTTGCGTAGTTGATAACCACTTCGCCACAACCCGCAACACAAGGCTTGCCCCAGCCACGCGCAACTACTGCTGCGTGTGAGGTCATACCACCGCGAGAGGTGAGGATACCCTGCGCAGCATCCATGCCGCCGATGTCTTCAGGGCTGGTTTCGATACGCACGAGGATCACGTGTTTGCCGGCTGCTTTGGCTTCTTCTGCCTCATGGGCCGTAAAGATCACCTGGCCAACCGCTGCGCCCGGTGATGCGGGCAGGCCCTTGGCAATTACGCGGTCTGCATAACCCGTTTCATTTTCGAAACGTGGGTGCAGCAACTGATCGAGGTGACCAGGCTCAACGAGTTCGCTAACAGCCGTTTTGGTGTCTACCAGGCCTTCAGAGACCATGTCGACAGCAAACTTGATGGCAGCTGCACCGGTACGCTTTCCGTTACGGGTCTGCAAGATGTAGAGTTTGCCGTGCTGTACGGTGAACTCGATGTCCTGTACGTTTTTGTAGTGCTGTTCGAGCCGTTCGGTTGTGGCAACCAATTCTTTGTACGCGTCTGGCAGTTCTTCTGCCATTTTGTCGAGCTCCTGTGGCGTTCGGATACCTGCTACAACGTCTTCGCCCTGGGCGTTAACGAGGTACTCACCGTACAATTTGTTTTCACCGGTTGAAGGGTTACGGGTGAACAGTACGCCTGTGCCACATCCTTCTCCCATGTTACCAAACACCATGGCCTGCACATTGACTGCCGTGCCGATAAGGCCTTTGATTTTGTTGATGTTGCGGTATTTGATGGCGCGCTCGCTGTCCCATGAGTTGAATACAGCGTTGATAGCCAGTGTCAGCTGCTCGGTAGGGCTCTCAGGAAATAGGTTGCCGATATGCTTTTTGTAGATGGCTTTGTAGCGCTCTACGAGCTCTTTAAGGTCATCTGCTGTGAGGTCCACGTCATCATCTACACCTTTCTCCTGCTTCAAGGATTCCAGCGCATGCTCAAAGTCGTGGTGAGGAACCCCCATAACCACGTTGCCAAACATGTCGATGAAACGACGATAAGAGTCGTATGCAAAACGTGGGTTGTTGGTATGGGCAGCGAGGCCTTCTACCACTTCGTCGTTCAGACCAAGGTTGAGCACCGTGTCCATCATACCTGGCATTGATACAGCAGCACCACTGCGAACAGACAAGAGCAGTGGGTTCTGCGCATTGCCGAAGCCGGCGCTCATCGCTCCTTCGATGTGCTGTACACCTGCATTGACTTCTGCTTCCAGCGTCTCAGGCCAGGAGTGGTTGTTTTGGTTGTAATACTTACAGCAATCGGTGCTGATCGTAAACCCTGCGGGGACAGGCATGCCAATGGAGCTCATCTCCGCCAGGTTTGCGCCTTTTCCACCCAGGTGAGCCTTCATCGACTTATCACCGTCGGCCACGCCATTCCCAAACACATACACGTTTTTTGTTGCAATAGCACTCATTATCAAATCCTTTAGTTCAGTAGATTTTTTTGTTTTCGCAGTCAGTTAAGCTAAGTCGGACAGACACCTGCCTGAGCAGTCGTCGGACGTCTGTTCGAAGAATGCAGGCTATGCGAACCTGCGCAGTTTCGGACGAAAAGCGGGGAGACATTTACCTCCTTCTGGGGACACAATGCCGTCTTTGCGAAGGGCTTTGTCGTCGAATAAACCTTGATTTCGGCACTCCTAAACGATGCCGTGGACGCGGGGATCCATCAAACGGCCCTTAAATTAATGTAAACTGTGTTAAGTAAGGAAGCCGAAATCTATCCTGGGGTTGAAGTTCACGCCAGATTCCTATAAAACCACTGGCACCAGATTGCAAAAACAGGATGCAAATATGTGCCTCAAGTTGTTCTTCGCTCCTCAAGTGGCCAGGTAGATTGCATCGACGCCGCGTTTGGTAACATGGGCCACACCAGGATGAATCCGATGGCGAGCAAGACCAGGATAAACGTATGGGGTACAGCAGGGGAAGCCACAAAAATTGGCTGAAACCAGATGGCGTGCATGCCAATGGTGATGTAAAGATTTTTGGTTCGCAAATAGATTAGGGCATTCAGTATGCTGAGGAAGAAGAGCGAAGTCAGCGTCATGACGGAGCTAAAGCCCGTCGATATGAAGAGGCTGATCAGCGGCAACTGGATGATAAGGTAGATGGTCTGCGAGATGACAACCGCGAGCCCGAGTATTATGCGGGCGTCAAGGTTTAGATAGCGCTGGCACTTCAGGTGTAACTGGGGAAGTAAGAGGCCGCGGTAAGTAAGTTCGTCGAAGAATGCTTTACCTATAGCGTAGAGGATGAAAGCCCCGATAATTTTAAGCGCGCCTTCCTGTTGCCAGTCGATATGATACCCAACTTCCGTGGAGACAACCATGCCATAGGCAACCTGTACAGCTTGTAAGATGGCCCAGATAAAGAACGTGGCGATGAGGCCTTCTTTAAGTTTGCTCCATCCCAGCCCGAGATGCCGGCCGCGGAACCGGCCAATCCAGAACACCACACCCAGTACCACAAACGCGATTTTAATAATACTCAACACAAACAATGAGTCCACGACGCCGCTGGTATAGACCTCGGGAATTGCAAAGGCATCCCTGAAAAAGTTGATGTACAACCAGTTGAAAGTGATGTCAGACAGCAACACCAGCAACAACAACAACATGGGGGCTTCCTTTACATCGCGGAAGACTTTTGGCTTTTCAAGTGTGAGCAAAGGCATGGGTATGATGCGGGTCCAGATTTTGCAACCAGATCGGGCGCAGTTGAGAGCGTGATGAAAAACGTAGCCGGCGCAATAGGCGCTGCAAGGTTATTCGGGGTGAAGTAGTTGGCTATGATAAGAAACAGGCGCGTCTTAAACAGGGCTTGATTGCTCACCCGACCAGCAAAAGAACGCGCAGATATGCGCTTAACATAGCACTTTTCCTCCACGCAATCTTTGAAGAAACGGTATGTTTCGATGCTTCCTTTTTGCCAGTTGTGCTGGTTGAAATGATACGCGATAAGCAGGCTTTGATAGCCAAATGTACAGCCGGGTAAGGGTGCTGCGCAACGGCCTATTCAATCGCTTGCGCTTACCAAAAGGAAATGCGGAATGCGCGGAACGTTGTCTTAGCTAAGGCGTGACAACCCGCTCGTAACGATAGAGCATCCGCTACTGTTCCATGTCGTTACCCCCTGCATTCCAGCCTTGTTTTTCCATTCTATCCTGTATCTGAAACATATTTATGAAGCGTCTGGTCGTTGTAGAATCTCCTACCAAAGCTCGTACGATAAGTAGATTTCTTTCCGGAGATGATTTCCGGGTAGAAGCCAGCATGGGACACGTTAGGGATTTGCCGGCTTCCGCTGCCCAGATTCCAGAAACGCTGAAAAAGAAAGCATGGGCGCGGTTGGGCGTAAATGTTGAGGAAGACTTTGAGCCGCTCTACGTCATTCCTCCTGATAAGAAAAAAATTGTCAAAGAGCTCAAATCTGCGCTCAAAGATGCGGACGAACTCTACATCGCGACTGACGAAGACCGCGAAGGTGAATCTATTGGCTGGCACCTCGTGCAGGTGTTGAATCCGAAGATCCCGGTACGGCGCATGGTCTTCCATGAAATTACCAAAGATGCCATTCTTGAGGCACTCGACAATACGCGCGAAATTAATACCAACCTGATTGATGCACAGGAAACCCGCCGCATTCTCGACAGGCTTGTAGGGTATTCTATTTCGCCGCTCCTCTGGAAGAAAATCAAACCTAAACTCTCCGCCGGCCGTGTGCAGAGTGTTGCTGTTCGTTTGATTGTACTCCGTGAGAAAGAACGGATGGCTTTTGTGCCGGCTTCTTACTGGGATATCAAAGCCCGATTGGCACACGATGCGCGTGAATTTGACTCGGTACTCTCTAAGTACAAAGGCATTCGCATTGCTACTGGCAAAGACTTTGACGACGAGACGGGCAAGCTCAACGCCAAGCTGAAAGAAGGCAAAGACGTGCTGGTCCTTAACGAGGAAGAAGCACGTGCACTGGCCGCGCGGCTTCCCAAGGATACCTGGACGGTTACCAGTGTTGAAGAGCGGATTGTCTCGCGCAAGCCGGCGCCACCGTTTATTACGTCGACCCTCCAACAGGAGGCCAGCCGTAAACTGAAGCTCTCTGCGCGCGACGCCATGCGTGTAGCGCAGAAATTGTACGAGCAAGGATACATCACCTATATGCGTACAGACTCTACCCAGCTTTCCAAAGAAGCCATTGACGCCAGCCGCGCGGCAATCGAGCGGAAATACGGGAGTGAGTACATCAACGATAAGGTGCGCAATTTCTCCAGCAGCGTGCGCAATGCACAGGAGGCACATGAAGCGATCCGGCCTGCTGGCAACAAAATGCAAACCAAGGATGAACTGAACCTTAGTGGCATCGAAGGTGCATTGTACGACCTGATTTGGAAGCGTACCGTTGCATCTCAGATGAAAGATGCTCGCCTGCGCCTCGCCACTGTGCTCATTGATGCAGGTGAAGGAGACGACGTGGCCCAGTTCAAAGCCAACGGACGTACCATCGAATTTCCCGGTTTCTTCCGCGCCTATGTTGAAGGCAGTGATGACCCGGAAGCTGCGCTTGAAGACCGCGACCAGCCCCTGCCACGGATCAGGGAAGGAGACAATCCGGATTGTAAAAACGTGGAGGCTGTAGGGCACGAAACCAAACCGCCGGCACGCTATACCGAAGCCAGCCTCATCAAAATGCTCGAAAAGCAGGGCATCGGCAGGCCAAGTACCTATGCTACAATTATCGACACCATTATCCATCGCGGGTATGTGCGTCGCAAAAGCAACCAGTTGATTCCTACCTTCACTGCGTTTGCTACAACACATTTGTTAGAGCAGGAGTTTGAGCAACTGGTGGACGTTGGGTTCACCGCCGGCATGGAGCAGGTGCTTGATGATATTGCAGCAGGGGAAGTGAAAGCCAAACCTTATCTCGATCAGTTCTATCAGGGCAAAGACGGCCTTGAAGCAAAGGTTGAGGGAGGGCTCGATAAAATTGATGCGCGCAGCGTGTCTACGGTCACGTCACCCAAATGGGGTGATTATCTCGTCCGTGTAGGCCGCTATGGTCCGTATGTCGAACTCGAGAAAGACGGTGAACGGTTGACTGCTTCTTTGCCGCCAGAATCGGCGCCGGCTGATTTGCTGGAAGAAGACCTGGCTACCATTATTAAGGAAGGCAACGAAGAGGATAAAGTTGTCGGGATCCACCCCGAAGCCTCTATGCCCGTTATCATCCGCAAAGGGCCATATGGACCATATATTCAGTTGGGTGACGATGAGCAGGAAGGCAAGCCCAAGCGGATCTCAATTCCGAAAGGCACGTCGCCCAGCGAAGTAGACCTCGACAAAGCCGTTAACCTGCTCGCTTTGCCGCGCGTGCTGGGTAGCCATCCTGAAACCGGGACAGACATTTCCGCTAACATCGGTCGGTATGGCCCTTATGTACATCATGGCCGTACGTTTGCCTCTCTTACTGCAGAAGATGATGTGCTGACGGTAGAGCTGTCGCGTGCGCTTGAGTTGATCAACAAGAAAAACAAGAAGAGCGCTGCGCTGCGTACGCTGGGTGAACATCCTGAAACTGGCGATCCGATCGATGTGATGGAAGGCCGCTATGGTCCTTATGTGAAGCATCAGAAAACTAATGCGTCGCTGCCGAAGGGTGTAGAACCAGATGCGTTGACGATGGATCAGGCCCTAGAATTGCTGGCTGCCAAAGCCAAGTCTAAAGGGAAGAAGCGGACGACACGGAAAAAGAAGAAGTAAGCGAAAGGGCCTCTAGTTACCCATCGTGCCATCAATGCAGCCGGGGAATACTTGGCAGTCTGGATGATCTGCCGGCAACTGGTCGAAGGGCCGGCAAGGCGGGGTAAACGTGAAGCCGGCCTGCTCCATTACTGGCGTAGAGGGGAGAATATTGAAGGAAACAGGGTAGCCGGCGCCAAAATAGCCGAACCCGTTATCGATATTGGAAAACAGGTTTGGACTCACCAGCAACTCGGGGTCAAATTCGCCACCAGGCGGCACCCAGCCGTTATCGCCTACAAAAAAGTCAAAGCGAATCCTGAGGACAGCGATAAATTCTTTCGAGAAGCAGCTTTCTTCAAATGCTTCCTGAATGTCAAAGTAATCGCTCCGGTGGCTGACCTGGAATTCCCATCCCCCATTCACCTCTTCCGCTTCTTCTTTGTAAGAGACAGCTGTGGGGAATAAAACGGGATCAATTGCTATAGGCGCCTGGGGCTGAAGCGCATACGTATCATACTTAATCCGGGCTTCCACAAGGTTGGGCAGGGCGCCTTCCAGGAAGAAACGCGGCGTCAGGGGATCGGAGTCCGGGGTGCGTGTGATGGAAATGTCTTTTGGGGTGGTGACCTCAACGCTCGATGTTGCCCCATCCGTTCTGATGACTTCAAGTCTGAACGATGTCTCGAAGGGAGGTGTGAAGTCAGAAAAGAACACAATCCCTGTGCTTTCATCTGAAAAAGTCACCACAGAGTCCTTCCAAACCCGCATTTCACCGGTTTCGAGGTTTGTTGTCCGCACGGTAGCCTGATCAGCGCCTACACCAATCGTGTTAATGCTGCCGGCAAGGGGGATGACCCGAACGATTTGTCGGTCAGATTTAGAATTCAAGTACCCATAAACCGTAAAGGGTTCGTCTGTGCCCAGGAAAGGCTTGGGGTCTTCTTCGCAACCCAGCATGAATAGGGTCAGAACAGCAATCAATATTCGGGTTGCTGCTGGGAGCGCTGCGTTAAGCATTGGGGTAATCCATGAAATCCAGTTTGTGAAATAGCTACCAGATCTGTTGTTGACGTTGCCGTAAAGCCTTTCTGCCAACTATACAATGCGCTGGTAATTCTTCCGGTGTATATGCTATTCCAGTTTTAATGTGCCTGTATGGCCCCGGGAAAAGTGTAAAGTGGATGTTAAACTTGATGGGCAGGGGGAAGGGAGATCCATTTATTGAAATGGTTTGGAGGCAGGGGGCTAGAATTTAGCCTGTAACTGTAGGATTACATGTCGGGGTGGGGCGAGGCGTGCCGGCCGTTCGAGGTAGTAGTACTCAAGGGCATTCCGAAGGATGAAGCCGGCGCGGAAGTTTGACCACTGCCAACCCAGCCGCGCATCCAGCACGCGGGCCTCTGTAAGCACTTCAGCGCTGGTTACGATAAAACCAAAATCTTCGTTGAACCGCTCTGGCTCGCTGATATACCGCAGGTCTGCGCCGGCTTGCAGCCCTTTCCACGGTTGTATGTCGATGGCAAAGGTAAACTGGTGGTTGGCCCTGAATTCCAGGGGCAGTGTTTCTTCGATGCCGGTGTCCGGGTTAATGCGCGTGGTTTCCGAGTCGAGGTAACTGTAGCCGAGTCGCGTTTGCAATTTGCCGGCGAAAAACGCACCGTCTATGCCCGTCTCGATGCCGCGTATTTCTGCGTCTGGCAAGTTTCTGAACCACAATGCGCCGAGGTCGGTGTTGACGCCCGATTCAATCAGGTTTGAATACTCATTGTAAAAGACGGCCAGATCAAACTGGATTTCATTGGTGCTGTTAATCTGCGTCAGGGCGCGGAGGCCAACTTCAATACTGGTGCTTTCTTCTGGCCGGATATTCGGGTTGCTTGTAATACCAAAAGCTTCATCGTTGGCAAATCGTTCTGCGATGCTCGGCACGCGAAAGCCTTGACCGTAGGCTGAACGCAGGGTCAGGTAGTCATTGACGATGTAGTAAAGGTTGATTTTCGGGCTGAACCGGGTGATGGCTTCTTCTGAACTGATCGCATACAGATCAAACCGGGCGCCGGCAACCAGGTTGAGTCCGCCAATAAGCGGTTGCTCCCATTGGGCGAACGCAGCGCCTTCGGGTTGAAGGAACGAGGCGGCATTGCCATCGAGTTCATCGCCAAAAAAGCTCGACTGCGCCCAGTTTGAGTCGACGGAGAAGCCGGCAGTCAGGAAGTGGTTCGTGCGGGGTGTCCAGTTAAGCTGAAACTCAGCGCCGTAGCGCAGGCCGCGAGTGCCATCGGTTTCTACATCCCGTGGTTTGCCCGTATCATCATCCAGCGGGCGCAAATGAATGCCAAAGAGTCGCCCTTTGATGCTGTAGTAGAGCTTGGGGTTGATTACCCGGGTGAACGTGGGCAGCAAGCCAAATTGGCTGGATACGTTGTCGCTTGCAGCTGGATTGCCGTTGGGTAATATACCGGGGTTTAGCGCATCCCATACACCATTCCAGAATATGAAATCGTCTTTTTTGCGATATAACCAACTGGTCAACAGTTCGAAACGGGTAGTTGTTTTGGGCCGCCATCCCAGTTTGACAAAGCTGAGCAGGCTGGTGCGTTCGCTGAGGCGTGTATAGCCCGGGTCGCGGCGGTAGTGCATGTTTGCCCAGAATCCAAACTTTTCACTGACCTTTTGCGCATGGGTAAAGGAGCCTCCAAAAAACGGCCGGACGTCTTCAGCTTTGTCCCATTCAATCCGCCATGTGTCAAATTTTACGGGTTCATAGCCGCCGGCAAATGTTTTGATACTGGTCTCGGGGGTATCAGGGAAGTTTTTTGTGATGATGTTTATCACCCCACCAAGCGCACCGCTGCCATACAGGGCTGAACCGGGGCCTTTAAGCACTTCGATCCGCTCAATCTGGTCGAACGGCAGGGCTTCAAAGGGAATGCCGTCGCTGTCGGGCGTGAGTAGGGGCAGGCCATCCAGCAAAAACTGGACGCGGCTGCCTACATTGTAGGAATAACCCGTCGAGCCACGAATGCTGACCTGGTTGCCTTTCACCTGGACGCCGGGGATGTGGCGTAGGGCTTCGTCAATTGCGTAGACATTGCGCGACTCCAGTTCGCGGGGCGTCATGATGGCAAGACTGACCGGCGCTGTAGCAGAGCGTTGTTCGCGTCGAGACGCGGTGACCGTTACGCCCGTGGACTCGAGTACAATCTCATTCAGCGCAACATCTTCGGACCGGACCTCGCCATCTGTCAGGGAGAGTTCGCGGCTGTATCTGCGGTATCCGATGGCAGAAATTACAAGGGTATAGGTCCCGGCCGGGATGGCCTCAATACGGTACGTACCGTCGACACCCGTAGCCGCGCCCGTGTTTAGTTCGGTTAGCAGGACGTTGACGCCGGGCAATGGCAGGCCGCCATCGTCAGTGACGAGCCCTTTAAGTACTGCACCCTGTCCGTGTGCAACGGCAGTGGTCAGCAGGCAAAGCAAGAGTGTCTGAGATGCAAGCGTAACGAAAAACTTCTTCAATGACATGGGGGATTCCTGGATGGTAAGCGGTAAGGGGCCGCGCAATAGCTGCTGGGAGGGGGAGTTAGTTAGAGACCGGTGGGAAGGGCGGAATGTTGGCAAAATCAACGTTTATGTGGATAAACGTAGTATCATCGGGCAGGACCTGAAAAATGCCGGCGTCTTCCTGATACAGCCCAACGGGTAGCCAGTCAAAAGCGTTGCTACTTTGTTGGATGGCAACACCACTATATACATAGGGGCCTGTTGTTACCAGGGAGACAAAGAAGCTGTCTTGCAGGGCAAGCCGGTCGAGTCCCTGGCTCAGTACAACGCGTTGTTTGCCAAACTCGCTGATAATGTCATCAGCAGATGTTGGGACAATGCGCATGGCAACAAAGCGGAGGTCAAACAGGCTGGAGTCAGCCGGCCAATCTCCGGTGTAACTCACCGTGCCGCTGATGAAGCCGCGGTCGGGCGCTTCAGGCGGGACAAGACCAGCGTCGCAGCCGGCTGGCAAAATAAGGGCAGTACACAGAAAGAGTATGTACAGGGGGCGCACAGGATGACACATACAGGTCTGAAGAGCTAAGCTAAAAAGGCAGGTGATGATGAGTGGGTATCAGGGATTGGTACGCACTTTTGGAGCCAGTAGCGGTTAACCAAAAGGTGACGGTTTTTTTACCTTAAGTGGCATGTGAAACAATAAATGTTTGGAGCAGA
Encoded proteins:
- a CDS encoding CPBP family glutamic-type intramembrane protease → MPLLTLEKPKVFRDVKEAPMLLLLLVLLSDITFNWLYINFFRDAFAIPEVYTSGVVDSLFVLSIIKIAFVVLGVVFWIGRFRGRHLGLGWSKLKEGLIATFFIWAILQAVQVAYGMVVSTEVGYHIDWQQEGALKIIGAFILYAIGKAFFDELTYRGLLLPQLHLKCQRYLNLDARIILGLAVVISQTIYLIIQLPLISLFISTGFSSVMTLTSLFFLSILNALIYLRTKNLYITIGMHAIWFQPIFVASPAVPHTFILVLLAIGFILVWPMLPNAASMQSTWPLEERRTT
- the ppdK gene encoding pyruvate, phosphate dikinase; its protein translation is MSAIATKNVYVFGNGVADGDKSMKAHLGGKGANLAEMSSIGMPVPAGFTISTDCCKYYNQNNHSWPETLEAEVNAGVQHIEGAMSAGFGNAQNPLLLSVRSGAAVSMPGMMDTVLNLGLNDEVVEGLAAHTNNPRFAYDSYRRFIDMFGNVVMGVPHHDFEHALESLKQEKGVDDDVDLTADDLKELVERYKAIYKKHIGNLFPESPTEQLTLAINAVFNSWDSERAIKYRNINKIKGLIGTAVNVQAMVFGNMGEGCGTGVLFTRNPSTGENKLYGEYLVNAQGEDVVAGIRTPQELDKMAEELPDAYKELVATTERLEQHYKNVQDIEFTVQHGKLYILQTRNGKRTGAAAIKFAVDMVSEGLVDTKTAVSELVEPGHLDQLLHPRFENETGYADRVIAKGLPASPGAAVGQVIFTAHEAEEAKAAGKHVILVRIETSPEDIGGMDAAQGILTSRGGMTSHAAVVARGWGKPCVAGCGEVVINYANKTFTVGDTTVSEGDWVSINGSTGEVILGKEGLVPPQMSGDFATFMNWVDEYREMGVRTNADAPADAQKAVEFGAEGIGLCRTEHMFFEGDRILSMRKMIMAKTEDARRAALNELLPFQKEDFSGLFEAMDGKPVTIRLLDPPLHEFLPHDEAGQKEMANALGISVDAVKAQVEALHEFNPMLGHRGCRLGITYPEITEMQARAILEAAVETRAKGIDVHPEIMVPLIGTVEEFVNQKAVILETAEKVFAEKGTKVDYLIGTMIEIPRAALTAADIAAEAEFFSFGTNDLTQMTFGYSRDDAGRFLPDYVDTKILPDDPFQSIDTSGVGKLVQMATDGGRASNGKLKVGICGEHGGDPASVQFCFETGLNYVSCSPFRVPIARLAAAQASIAAKS
- a CDS encoding TonB-dependent receptor, whose translation is MSLKKFFVTLASQTLLLCLLTTAVAHGQGAVLKGLVTDDGGLPLPGVNVLLTELNTGAATGVDGTYRIEAIPAGTYTLVISAIGYRRYSRELSLTDGEVRSEDVALNEIVLESTGVTVTASRREQRSATAPVSLAIMTPRELESRNVYAIDEALRHIPGVQVKGNQVSIRGSTGYSYNVGSRVQFLLDGLPLLTPDSDGIPFEALPFDQIERIEVLKGPGSALYGSGALGGVINIITKNFPDTPETSIKTFAGGYEPVKFDTWRIEWDKAEDVRPFFGGSFTHAQKVSEKFGFWANMHYRRDPGYTRLSERTSLLSFVKLGWRPKTTTRFELLTSWLYRKKDDFIFWNGVWDALNPGILPNGNPAASDNVSSQFGLLPTFTRVINPKLYYSIKGRLFGIHLRPLDDDTGKPRDVETDGTRGLRYGAEFQLNWTPRTNHFLTAGFSVDSNWAQSSFFGDELDGNAASFLQPEGAAFAQWEQPLIGGLNLVAGARFDLYAISSEEAITRFSPKINLYYIVNDYLTLRSAYGQGFRVPSIAERFANDEAFGITSNPNIRPEESTSIEVGLRALTQINSTNEIQFDLAVFYNEYSNLIESGVNTDLGALWFRNLPDAEIRGIETGIDGAFFAGKLQTRLGYSYLDSETTRINPDTGIEETLPLEFRANHQFTFAIDIQPWKGLQAGADLRYISEPERFNEDFGFIVTSAEVLTEARVLDARLGWQWSNFRAGFILRNALEYYYLERPARLAPPRHVILQLQAKF
- the topA gene encoding type I DNA topoisomerase, translated to MKRLVVVESPTKARTISRFLSGDDFRVEASMGHVRDLPASAAQIPETLKKKAWARLGVNVEEDFEPLYVIPPDKKKIVKELKSALKDADELYIATDEDREGESIGWHLVQVLNPKIPVRRMVFHEITKDAILEALDNTREINTNLIDAQETRRILDRLVGYSISPLLWKKIKPKLSAGRVQSVAVRLIVLREKERMAFVPASYWDIKARLAHDAREFDSVLSKYKGIRIATGKDFDDETGKLNAKLKEGKDVLVLNEEEARALAARLPKDTWTVTSVEERIVSRKPAPPFITSTLQQEASRKLKLSARDAMRVAQKLYEQGYITYMRTDSTQLSKEAIDASRAAIERKYGSEYINDKVRNFSSSVRNAQEAHEAIRPAGNKMQTKDELNLSGIEGALYDLIWKRTVASQMKDARLRLATVLIDAGEGDDVAQFKANGRTIEFPGFFRAYVEGSDDPEAALEDRDQPLPRIREGDNPDCKNVEAVGHETKPPARYTEASLIKMLEKQGIGRPSTYATIIDTIIHRGYVRRKSNQLIPTFTAFATTHLLEQEFEQLVDVGFTAGMEQVLDDIAAGEVKAKPYLDQFYQGKDGLEAKVEGGLDKIDARSVSTVTSPKWGDYLVRVGRYGPYVELEKDGERLTASLPPESAPADLLEEDLATIIKEGNEEDKVVGIHPEASMPVIIRKGPYGPYIQLGDDEQEGKPKRISIPKGTSPSEVDLDKAVNLLALPRVLGSHPETGTDISANIGRYGPYVHHGRTFASLTAEDDVLTVELSRALELINKKNKKSAALRTLGEHPETGDPIDVMEGRYGPYVKHQKTNASLPKGVEPDALTMDQALELLAAKAKSKGKKRTTRKKKK